One genomic segment of Humidesulfovibrio mexicanus includes these proteins:
- a CDS encoding ATP-dependent helicase — protein MSIDFERELNPAQREAALHMGGPVLVIAGAGSGKTRTIVYRLAHLVETHVSPENILLLTFTRRAAQEMLLRAGHVLGRPLTGASGGTFHSFAYSVLRRNAFDAGYEQGLTLMDRSDSEDLLGELKAHLDLGKGDRSYPKRATLADIITKSRNKELSIGGILDREAYHLLPYQPDIERLAEEYARAKRAQGLMDYDDLLFELERLLVERPEIRDGLRRRYPFVMVDEYQDTNLVQARLVRLLTGEAGNVMAVGDDAQSIYAFRGAVVANILDFPQHFQNARVIRLEQNYRSTQPILDLTNVILAGAQQKFDKQLFTEREGGARPRILQTLSDQSQATQVVGLIVDMASRHPLHEIAVLFRAGYQSYPLEVALTRAGLPYRKYGGVRFNEAAHVKDLLAYLRLAANPADLLAWQRVLGFLKGVGVKTASKIAQAILGGDAKGLDKHVKRFPDLPPLLAELDALRKLAHAPAAALDRAMSFYAPSLSTLYPDDYPKRQAGLEQLAQIVVNYASIEDFLADLCLDGAKEEEERAENAVVLSTVHSAKGLEWRGVIIIDLVEDRFPSKKALQRQEDMEEERRLMYVACTRAKDELALIVPGSVFNRFNNCREPAVVSPFVAELPDAVAERFVETYTGGLRRKDEQVRPGAMTRDDGYLPPVVCPEPPRKPDYEPGARPVSAAAAPRAQHAAAPPPKSSMDAAQSKFGLCEHKIFGQGKIIAEIPPDKYRVNFPGFGLKVIVKDYVKLL, from the coding sequence ATGAGCATAGATTTCGAGCGGGAGCTCAATCCCGCCCAGCGCGAAGCCGCCCTGCACATGGGCGGGCCGGTGCTGGTCATCGCGGGCGCGGGCAGCGGCAAGACGCGCACCATTGTCTACAGGCTGGCGCATCTGGTGGAGACGCACGTTTCGCCGGAAAACATCCTGCTCTTGACCTTCACCCGCCGCGCCGCGCAGGAGATGCTTCTGCGCGCCGGGCATGTGCTGGGACGACCGCTCACAGGGGCCAGCGGCGGCACCTTCCATTCCTTCGCCTACTCCGTGCTGCGCCGCAACGCCTTTGACGCGGGTTACGAACAGGGCCTCACGCTCATGGACAGATCCGACTCCGAGGATCTGCTGGGTGAACTCAAGGCGCACCTGGACCTCGGCAAGGGCGACCGCTCCTACCCGAAGCGCGCCACCCTGGCCGACATCATCACCAAGAGCCGCAACAAGGAGCTTTCCATCGGCGGCATCCTGGACCGCGAGGCCTACCACCTGCTGCCCTATCAGCCGGACATCGAGCGCCTGGCCGAGGAATACGCCAGGGCCAAGCGCGCCCAGGGGCTCATGGACTACGACGACCTGCTTTTCGAACTGGAGCGCCTGCTGGTGGAGCGCCCGGAAATCCGTGACGGCCTGAGGCGGCGCTACCCCTTCGTCATGGTGGACGAATACCAGGACACCAACCTGGTGCAGGCGCGGCTGGTGCGGCTGTTGACCGGAGAGGCGGGCAACGTCATGGCCGTGGGCGACGATGCCCAGTCCATCTATGCCTTCCGGGGCGCGGTGGTGGCCAACATCCTGGACTTCCCGCAGCATTTCCAGAACGCCCGGGTCATCCGCCTGGAGCAGAACTACCGCTCCACCCAGCCCATTCTGGACCTCACCAACGTCATCCTGGCGGGCGCGCAACAAAAGTTCGACAAGCAGCTCTTCACCGAGCGCGAGGGCGGGGCACGGCCGCGCATCCTCCAGACCCTGAGCGACCAGTCCCAGGCCACCCAGGTTGTCGGGCTCATTGTGGACATGGCCTCCCGCCACCCATTGCACGAGATCGCCGTGCTCTTCCGCGCGGGCTACCAGTCCTATCCGCTGGAAGTTGCCCTCACCCGCGCCGGGCTGCCCTACCGCAAGTATGGCGGCGTGCGCTTCAACGAGGCCGCGCACGTGAAGGACCTGCTGGCCTACCTGCGCCTGGCCGCCAACCCGGCGGATCTGCTGGCCTGGCAGCGCGTGCTGGGATTCCTGAAGGGCGTCGGTGTCAAGACCGCGAGCAAGATCGCACAGGCCATATTGGGCGGAGACGCCAAGGGCCTGGACAAACACGTAAAACGCTTCCCCGACCTGCCGCCGCTATTGGCCGAGCTGGACGCCCTGCGCAAACTGGCCCACGCGCCCGCCGCCGCGCTGGACCGCGCCATGAGCTTCTACGCGCCCAGCCTCTCGACCCTGTATCCCGACGACTATCCCAAGCGCCAGGCCGGGCTGGAGCAGCTGGCGCAAATCGTGGTCAATTACGCCAGCATAGAGGATTTCCTGGCCGACCTGTGCCTGGACGGCGCCAAGGAGGAGGAGGAGCGCGCCGAAAACGCTGTGGTGCTCTCCACCGTGCATTCGGCCAAAGGGCTGGAATGGCGCGGCGTCATCATCATCGACCTGGTGGAGGACCGCTTCCCGTCCAAGAAGGCGCTGCAAAGGCAGGAGGACATGGAGGAGGAGCGCAGGCTGATGTACGTGGCCTGCACTCGGGCCAAGGACGAGCTGGCGCTCATCGTGCCGGGCTCGGTGTTCAACCGCTTCAACAACTGCCGCGAGCCCGCCGTGGTGAGCCCCTTTGTGGCCGAACTGCCGGACGCCGTGGCCGAACGCTTCGTGGAGACCTACACCGGCGGCCTGCGCAGAAAGGACGAACAGGTGCGGCCCGGCGCCATGACCCGCGACGATGGCTACCTGCCGCCGGTGGTCTGCCCGGAGCCGCCACGCAAGCCGGACTACGAGCCCGGCGCGCGGCCGGTGAGCGCGGCAGCAGCACCACGCGCGCAACACGCCGCAGCGCCGCCGCCGAAATCCTCCATGGATGCCGCGCAGTCCAAATTCGGGCTGTGCGAGCACAAAATTTTCGGGCAGGGCAAGATCATCGCCGAGATTCCACCGGACAAATACCGCGTGAACTTCCCCGGCTTCGGGCTCAAGGTCATCGTGAAGGACTACGTGAAGCTGTTGTAG